One window from the genome of Bacillota bacterium encodes:
- a CDS encoding bifunctional homocysteine S-methyltransferase/methylenetetrahydrofolate reductase, with the protein MGTYFAKLSGISVDRCEFSNIEAPGIIKRIHQEYIAAGAQIIKTNTFAANTISLKTDLSTIKDIVSKGFEIASRAAEGKKVYVLGDIGPIPEVEGHDTFSEYKVIVDTFIDLGVEGFIFETFSSFDKLLDICKYIKLKDGKAFILTQFAVTPEGFTRKGISGKRIIDAVANSGVIDAYGFNCLSGPMHLLKYVKGFNIAAKINTHENNNLILSVMPNAGYPTIENERTLYMDNPEYFANIMSEIRNLGVKILGGCCGTTPRHIKEMAKILGDNRKIYSFIETGKRPKTYPVFVKNKFMEKLVSGEMVLAVELDPPADAHIENMIEGAKAIRECGADIITIADCPLGRARVDSSILAAKIKREANIDTLPHIACRDRNLNAIKALLLGLHIEGIRNVLAVTGDPIPEAERNQIKGVFNFNSYMLIEFIKELNHNEFTGDGLFIGGALNVNSTNFDVELKRAKTKIQKGAGYFLTQPVFSDKGINALKEAKNTLDAKILGGILPIVSYRNANFLNNEIPGIMVPESIIKQFEGKGREEAEVTGISFAVEMCSRIIPYVDGIYLITPFNRWQMICKIIKEIKSRLT; encoded by the coding sequence ATGGGAACCTATTTTGCGAAGTTGAGCGGAATAAGTGTAGATAGATGTGAGTTTTCCAATATTGAGGCACCGGGTATAATAAAACGGATACACCAAGAATATATTGCAGCAGGAGCCCAGATTATAAAGACAAATACTTTTGCCGCAAATACAATTTCCCTTAAAACAGATTTAAGTACTATCAAAGATATAGTTAGTAAAGGATTTGAAATAGCAAGCAGAGCTGCTGAAGGGAAAAAGGTATATGTGCTTGGCGATATTGGGCCCATTCCGGAAGTAGAAGGGCATGATACTTTTTCAGAATACAAGGTTATTGTTGATACATTTATTGATTTAGGAGTCGAAGGTTTTATCTTCGAAACATTTAGCTCCTTTGACAAGCTTCTTGACATCTGTAAATATATTAAACTTAAGGATGGCAAAGCTTTTATCCTTACCCAATTCGCAGTAACTCCAGAAGGTTTTACCAGAAAGGGAATTTCAGGTAAAAGAATCATAGACGCTGTCGCCAACTCTGGCGTAATAGATGCTTATGGATTTAATTGCTTATCAGGACCCATGCACCTGTTAAAATATGTAAAAGGTTTTAATATAGCTGCTAAAATTAATACACATGAAAATAATAATTTAATATTGTCTGTAATGCCCAATGCAGGGTATCCTACTATCGAAAATGAGCGCACCCTTTATATGGATAATCCGGAGTATTTTGCAAATATTATGTCGGAGATAAGGAACCTGGGTGTAAAAATACTTGGAGGCTGTTGCGGCACCACACCCCGGCACATAAAAGAAATGGCGAAAATTCTAGGAGACAATAGAAAGATATACTCTTTTATAGAAACAGGAAAAAGGCCAAAAACCTACCCTGTTTTTGTCAAAAATAAATTTATGGAAAAGCTTGTCAGCGGTGAAATGGTATTAGCAGTAGAACTTGATCCACCTGCCGATGCACATATTGAAAATATGATTGAAGGAGCAAAAGCTATCAGGGAATGTGGGGCGGATATAATAACAATTGCCGATTGTCCCCTTGGAAGGGCAAGGGTTGACAGCTCTATCCTCGCTGCAAAAATTAAAAGGGAAGCAAACATTGATACCCTCCCCCATATAGCCTGCAGAGACAGAAATTTGAATGCAATAAAGGCATTATTATTAGGTTTGCACATTGAAGGCATACGAAATGTACTTGCAGTTACAGGAGACCCAATACCTGAAGCTGAAAGGAATCAAATAAAAGGGGTGTTTAATTTTAACTCGTATATGCTTATTGAATTCATAAAAGAGTTAAATCATAATGAGTTTACCGGAGACGGTCTTTTTATCGGCGGGGCGCTTAATGTAAACTCCACAAACTTTGATGTGGAGCTTAAAAGGGCAAAAACCAAAATACAAAAGGGTGCCGGATACTTTTTAACTCAACCGGTTTTCAGTGATAAGGGAATAAATGCTTTAAAAGAAGCGAAAAATACCCTTGATGCAAAAATTCTGGGTGGTATACTTCCAATAGTAAGTTACCGCAATGCCAACTTTTTGAATAATGAGATTCCGGGAATAATGGTACCTGAAAGTATTATAAAGCAATTTGAAGGAAAAGGCCGGGAAGAAGCGGAAGTAACAGGCATTAGCTTTGCTGTTGAAATGTGTAGTAGAATTATACCTTATGTGGATGGAATTTATCTTATAACACCTTTTAACAGGTGGCAGATGATATGTAAAATCATTAAAGAGATTAAATCCCGTCTTACTTGA
- a CDS encoding purine-nucleoside phosphorylase, whose product MLLNRKINDTIKYIKEQAGISSETGPEIGLILGSGLGVLAEAIEDMVVIPYINIPHFPVSTVEGHKGQLVLGELSGKPVICMQGRFHYYEGYSIYQVTYPVRVMQKLGISKLIVTNSAGGINIEFKPGDLMLIEDHINLMGVNPLIGENIESFGPRFPDMSEAYDRELGRKAEEAARSLSIELRKGIYAALTGPSYETPAEIRYLRIIGADAVGMSTVPEVIVANHGGINVLGISCITNMAAGVLGKPLNHRDVVDTANTVASKLVKLIKKIVEII is encoded by the coding sequence ATACTATTAAACCGGAAGATAAATGATACCATCAAGTATATAAAAGAACAGGCAGGAATAAGCTCTGAAACCGGTCCGGAAATTGGGCTTATCTTGGGTTCTGGGCTCGGAGTGCTGGCAGAAGCAATAGAGGATATGGTAGTTATACCTTATATAAATATTCCTCACTTCCCCGTATCTACGGTAGAAGGCCACAAAGGGCAGCTTGTCTTGGGTGAACTATCAGGGAAACCTGTTATCTGCATGCAGGGGAGATTTCACTACTATGAAGGCTACAGTATATATCAAGTTACTTATCCTGTAAGGGTTATGCAAAAGCTTGGAATATCAAAGCTTATTGTAACTAATTCTGCAGGGGGGATTAATATAGAATTTAAACCGGGGGACCTAATGCTTATAGAAGACCATATAAACCTTATGGGTGTGAATCCCCTAATAGGGGAAAACATTGAGAGCTTCGGCCCAAGGTTCCCGGACATGTCCGAGGCTTACGACAGGGAACTTGGAAGAAAAGCTGAAGAAGCTGCTAGAAGCCTTTCTATAGAATTACGAAAAGGAATTTATGCCGCTCTAACAGGACCCAGCTATGAAACACCGGCTGAAATAAGGTATTTAAGAATAATAGGAGCAGATGCCGTAGGTATGTCTACAGTACCTGAAGTTATTGTCGCAAACCATGGAGGAATTAATGTATTGGGTATTTCCTGTATAACAAATATGGCTGCAGGAGTGCTTGGCAAACCTCTAAATCACAGGGATGTGGTAGATACGGCAAACACTGTTGCCAGCAAGCTTGTAAAGCTTATTAAAAAAATTGTTGAGATAATATAA
- a CDS encoding rubrerythrin family protein: MKSLKGTKTAENLLKAFAGESQARNRYTFYASVADKEGYKQIKNIFIETADNEKEHAKRFYKFLLEGLKEELPATVEINAAYPVAQGTTLDNLKAAASGENEEWSELYPAFAKVAEEEGFPEIANVFRMIASVEKRHETRYQKLADNIVNNKVFNKDNKILWKCGNCGYVHEGTSAPEICPACAHPQAFFEVFVEAY; this comes from the coding sequence ATGAAATCACTAAAAGGCACAAAAACTGCCGAGAATCTTTTAAAAGCTTTTGCCGGCGAATCCCAGGCCAGGAACCGTTATACATTTTATGCATCGGTTGCCGACAAGGAGGGATATAAGCAGATTAAGAATATTTTCATTGAAACTGCCGATAATGAAAAGGAACATGCTAAAAGATTTTATAAGTTCCTGTTGGAAGGCTTAAAGGAAGAGTTGCCTGCAACAGTTGAAATTAATGCAGCTTATCCCGTTGCTCAGGGCACAACGCTGGACAACCTTAAAGCAGCAGCCAGCGGTGAGAATGAAGAATGGTCGGAACTTTATCCTGCTTTCGCAAAAGTTGCTGAAGAAGAGGGATTCCCGGAAATAGCAAATGTATTTAGAATGATTGCTTCTGTAGAAAAAAGGCACGAAACCAGGTATCAGAAGCTGGCAGACAATATTGTTAATAACAAGGTGTTTAATAAAGACAATAAAATTCTCTGGAAATGCGGCAACTGCGGTTATGTACATGAAGGCACAAGCGCACCCGAAATTTGTCCTGCCTGCGCGCATCCACAGGCTTTCTTTGAAGTGTTTGTTGAAGCATATTAG
- the nagA gene encoding N-acetylglucosamine-6-phosphate deacetylase, with the protein MGKMMIVNANVITPFRIIKNSCVLIEEGEIIKVGEEESEVNDSYCKTNNGCCEIVDAEGKYVAPGFIDIHTHGGGGHDFLDGTVEAYLGAAEKHVQHGTTAMVPTTTTSTNEELKKTFEVYRKAKLENKRGSQFLGLHLEGPYFSMAQKGAQDPRFIRNPKPEEYKEILSWTDDIIRWSAAPELEGALKFGRYLKKRGILASIAHTDAIYEQVLEAFENGFTHITHLYSATSMVRRINAYRYAGVVEAAYLIDEMTVEIIADGSHLPASLLKLIYKIKGADRIALVTDSMRAAGLPEGESIIGSLENGMRVIVEDGVAKLPDRTAFAGSVATADRLVRNMVNLAGVSLIDAVKMMTLTPASIIGVSNNKGSIVPGKDADIVIFDENINVEMTIVGGKILYKK; encoded by the coding sequence ATGGGAAAAATGATGATTGTTAATGCAAATGTGATAACACCTTTTAGGATTATTAAGAACAGTTGTGTATTAATAGAAGAAGGGGAAATAATTAAGGTAGGAGAAGAAGAGAGTGAAGTAAACGATAGTTATTGTAAAACAAACAATGGCTGTTGCGAAATAGTGGATGCAGAAGGCAAGTATGTAGCACCCGGGTTTATAGATATTCATACACATGGGGGAGGAGGACACGATTTCCTCGATGGTACGGTTGAAGCATATCTTGGAGCTGCAGAAAAGCATGTACAGCATGGCACAACTGCCATGGTACCTACTACCACTACAAGCACAAATGAAGAATTAAAGAAAACTTTTGAGGTTTATAGAAAGGCTAAACTGGAAAACAAAAGAGGCTCACAGTTTTTGGGCTTGCACCTGGAGGGTCCTTATTTTTCCATGGCCCAGAAAGGTGCACAGGATCCAAGATTTATAAGGAATCCGAAACCTGAAGAATATAAGGAGATATTAAGCTGGACCGATGATATAATCAGGTGGAGTGCAGCCCCCGAATTGGAAGGTGCTCTGAAGTTCGGCAGGTATTTAAAGAAAAGGGGTATTCTTGCTTCAATAGCTCACACTGATGCTATTTATGAACAAGTATTGGAGGCTTTTGAAAATGGGTTTACCCATATTACCCATTTGTACTCAGCTACATCCATGGTAAGGAGAATAAATGCATACAGGTATGCCGGGGTTGTAGAGGCAGCTTATTTGATTGATGAGATGACTGTCGAAATAATTGCTGATGGTTCTCACCTGCCTGCAAGCCTTTTAAAACTCATATATAAAATTAAAGGTGCAGACCGTATTGCTTTAGTAACGGATTCTATGCGCGCTGCCGGACTACCTGAAGGTGAAAGCATTATCGGAAGTTTGGAAAACGGCATGCGGGTTATTGTTGAAGATGGGGTTGCAAAGCTTCCCGATAGGACAGCCTTTGCAGGCAGTGTGGCGACTGCTGACCGACTGGTGCGGAATATGGTTAATTTAGCAGGTGTTTCCCTTATAGATGCGGTCAAGATGATGACTCTAACTCCAGCGTCAATTATTGGTGTAAGCAATAATAAGGGCAGTATAGTACCTGGAAAAGATGCTGATATTGTAATATTTGATGAAAATATAAACGTTGAAATGACTATAGTTGGCGGTAAAATCCTGTATAAGAAATAA
- a CDS encoding cupin domain-containing protein: MLVRKIWEEGEIAGAINRLLVKREETETIALGYVQVESGNSTKIDIHDDEEEIYVILKGRAILMVGDEKQEVGPGMVAYVPRNKRHNMTCISEENLEYLYFANWPK, translated from the coding sequence ATGTTGGTAAGAAAAATATGGGAAGAAGGCGAAATAGCAGGAGCAATAAACAGGCTTTTAGTAAAAAGAGAGGAAACAGAAACTATTGCATTGGGATATGTACAGGTAGAGAGCGGGAATTCCACAAAAATTGATATACATGATGATGAAGAAGAAATATATGTTATACTTAAAGGACGGGCAATACTTATGGTTGGAGATGAGAAACAGGAAGTGGGTCCTGGTATGGTTGCTTATGTACCAAGGAACAAGAGACATAATATGACGTGTATTTCGGAAGAAAACCTGGAGTATCTGTATTTTGCAAACTGGCCCAAGTAG
- a CDS encoding glucosamine-6-phosphate deaminase, with protein MSKIKEMKVDSLIVKVFDSRQALGEEAAKEAAVKIRELLQEKQEINIIFAAAPSQNEFLASLVKEKDIDWSRINAFHMDEYVGISKDAPQAFGNFLKERIFGKVSFKSVNYIDLSAEDTEKECERYSTLLKQYPTDIVCMGIGENGHIAFNDPPVADFNDKKLVKVVELEEKCRQQQVNDGCFKTLDDVPKYAITLTIPALMAGKYIFCMVPGNTKTEAVTNTIKGRISEECPASILRKHDNAILYIDKDSGRNVL; from the coding sequence ATGAGTAAAATTAAAGAAATGAAAGTTGACAGTTTAATTGTTAAGGTATTTGACTCAAGACAGGCCCTGGGAGAAGAAGCTGCAAAAGAAGCAGCCGTTAAAATCAGGGAGCTTCTTCAGGAAAAGCAGGAGATTAATATTATTTTTGCTGCTGCTCCTTCTCAGAACGAATTTTTAGCTTCGCTGGTAAAAGAAAAGGATATTGACTGGAGCAGGATTAATGCTTTCCATATGGATGAATATGTAGGAATATCTAAAGATGCACCACAGGCTTTTGGAAATTTTCTTAAAGAGAGGATATTCGGCAAAGTAAGCTTCAAATCGGTAAACTATATTGATTTAAGTGCCGAAGACACGGAAAAGGAATGTGAAAGGTATTCCACTCTATTAAAGCAATACCCTACTGATATTGTATGTATGGGTATAGGAGAGAATGGACATATCGCTTTTAACGATCCTCCTGTTGCGGATTTTAACGATAAGAAACTTGTAAAGGTTGTAGAATTGGAGGAAAAATGCAGGCAACAACAGGTAAATGACGGATGTTTCAAAACACTGGACGATGTGCCCAAGTATGCGATAACACTCACAATACCGGCTCTTATGGCAGGAAAATATATTTTTTGTATGGTTCCGGGAAACACGAAAACAGAAGCCGTTACCAATACAATTAAGGGCAGAATTAGTGAAGAATGCCCTGCATCTATTTTGAGGAAGCATGATAATGCAATACTTTATATTGATAAGGACAGCGGAAGAAATGTATTATAA
- a CDS encoding zinc-ribbon domain-containing protein, translating to MADKTLICKDCNSEFVFTEGEQAFYKEKGFQNEPQRCPECRRARKQQRRNNAGFGSRRFGENR from the coding sequence ATGGCAGATAAGACTCTTATTTGCAAGGATTGCAATAGTGAATTTGTTTTTACCGAAGGAGAACAGGCCTTTTACAAAGAAAAGGGCTTTCAGAACGAACCGCAAAGGTGTCCTGAGTGTAGAAGAGCAAGAAAACAGCAAAGAAGAAATAATGCTGGCTTCGGTTCTCGTAGATTTGGTGAAAACAGGTAA
- a CDS encoding AMP-binding protein, producing MKNIPLYDVRPIRNLKDMINSSVDIFGEKTAFLVKNKSGNDNNYSPITYKQFKYDLDAIGTALLNLGLKNKRIALIGENRYEWAISYLAVVNGTGVVVPLDKDLPQNEIENLLRRSEANAIIFSGSIYPQIKEIIRNNNSVEYYINMDGIEDDDSILAFNKLLEKGKELLDKGDKSFIDAEIDEKVMNILLFTSATTDKSKAVMLSHENICTNLMAMSSMTYIDPTDIFLSVLPIHHTYECTCGFLCPLYRGAAIAYCEGLRHILKNLQESKATVMLAVPLIFEAIYKRIWEQAAKSGSANKLKTGIKISNFLRKLGIDITKRLFAPIYNNFGGNIRLFISGAAPIDPYVSKGFRDFGLTFIQGYGLTECSPIVTLNRDVYFKDDAAGLPLPGLEVKIDNPNEEGVGEIIVKGKNVMLGYYQDEEATSKALKDGWFYTGDLGYIDTDGFIHITGRKKHVIVTKNGKNIYPEEIEILLNRSPYIKESLVYGKNDEVYGDVVVSAVIVPDMDKIQEDFKDQALSDEEIYNLIKKEVKEVNKKLVMYKYIRDFSLRENEFAKTTTKKIKRYMEKMN from the coding sequence ATGAAAAATATTCCTCTTTACGACGTGAGACCCATTAGAAACTTGAAGGATATGATTAATTCAAGTGTAGATATTTTTGGAGAAAAAACCGCATTTTTAGTAAAGAATAAGTCCGGCAACGACAATAATTACAGTCCTATAACCTATAAACAGTTTAAGTATGACTTGGATGCAATAGGGACTGCACTTTTAAATTTAGGTTTAAAAAATAAAAGAATCGCCTTAATCGGTGAAAACAGGTATGAATGGGCAATATCGTATCTAGCAGTTGTGAATGGGACAGGAGTTGTTGTCCCTCTGGATAAAGACCTTCCGCAGAACGAAATTGAGAATCTCCTCAGAAGGTCCGAAGCAAATGCAATCATTTTCTCAGGCAGTATTTATCCTCAAATAAAGGAAATAATCAGAAATAACAACTCTGTAGAATATTACATAAACATGGACGGCATAGAAGATGATGACAGTATTCTTGCATTCAACAAGTTGCTTGAAAAAGGGAAAGAACTTCTGGATAAAGGAGATAAAAGTTTTATTGATGCAGAAATTGATGAAAAAGTCATGAATATTCTATTATTTACTTCCGCAACAACCGATAAATCCAAAGCGGTAATGCTGTCTCACGAAAATATATGCACCAATCTTATGGCCATGAGTTCAATGACATATATTGATCCTACGGATATTTTCCTATCAGTACTACCTATACATCATACATACGAGTGTACCTGCGGATTTCTATGCCCCCTCTACAGAGGAGCCGCAATTGCTTACTGCGAGGGCTTAAGGCATATACTAAAGAATCTCCAGGAATCAAAAGCTACAGTAATGCTCGCAGTCCCATTAATTTTTGAAGCCATATATAAAAGAATATGGGAACAAGCTGCAAAAAGCGGATCAGCCAATAAACTTAAAACAGGAATAAAAATAAGTAATTTTTTGCGTAAGTTAGGTATAGATATTACAAAAAGGTTATTTGCACCCATATATAATAATTTTGGTGGTAATATAAGGCTGTTTATAAGTGGGGCTGCTCCTATTGATCCCTATGTTTCAAAAGGCTTCAGGGACTTTGGTTTAACATTTATACAAGGGTATGGACTTACCGAGTGCAGCCCGATAGTTACACTAAATAGAGATGTGTACTTCAAAGATGACGCAGCCGGCCTTCCCCTTCCCGGATTAGAAGTAAAAATTGATAATCCTAATGAAGAAGGAGTGGGTGAAATCATAGTTAAAGGAAAAAATGTTATGTTGGGTTATTATCAGGATGAAGAAGCAACATCAAAAGCTTTGAAAGACGGGTGGTTTTATACCGGCGATCTGGGATATATTGATACAGACGGATTTATACATATTACAGGAAGGAAGAAGCATGTTATAGTTACAAAAAACGGTAAAAATATTTACCCGGAAGAAATTGAAATCCTTTTGAATAGAAGCCCATATATTAAAGAATCTTTAGTTTACGGAAAAAATGATGAAGTTTACGGTGATGTCGTAGTTTCAGCGGTAATAGTCCCCGACATGGACAAAATACAGGAAGATTTTAAAGACCAGGCCCTCTCCGACGAAGAAATTTATAATTTAATAAAAAAAGAAGTTAAAGAAGTAAATAAAAAACTTGTAATGTATAAATATATTAGAGACTTTAGTTTGCGTGAAAATGAATTTGCAAAGACTACAACGAAGAAAATAAAGCGCTATATGGAAAAAATGAATTAA
- a CDS encoding glutathione S-transferase N-terminal domain-containing protein, translated as MKVKVYSTPTCPWCTVAKKYLASKNVVFEDLDVSADRNAAIEMVQKSGQRGVPVIDIDGNIVVGFNQDAIDKLLKL; from the coding sequence ATGAAAGTTAAAGTATATTCAACACCCACATGCCCCTGGTGTACAGTGGCCAAAAAATATCTTGCTTCAAAAAACGTAGTTTTTGAAGATTTAGACGTATCGGCAGATAGGAATGCTGCCATAGAAATGGTCCAAAAATCCGGTCAAAGAGGGGTACCGGTAATTGATATTGACGGCAATATAGTAGTGGGCTTTAACCAGGATGCTATTGATAAATTATTAAAGTTGTAG
- a CDS encoding RsmF rRNA methyltransferase first C-terminal domain-containing protein codes for MKLPDEFLEKMKALMNEKEYEEFVLSFDMPRHYGLRVNTLKTSVSRFIEISPFKLEKVPWTKDGFYYNEGDNPGKHPFYHAGLYYIQEPSAMLPAEVLDAKPGEYILDLCAAPGGKTVQIAAGMMGEGLLVANDSNPARVKVLVKNIELCGIRNAIVTNELPCNLAVKFPEFFDKILVDAPCSGEGMFRKDENAVKSWGKYKCEDCFDIQKDILESADKMLKPGGRLVYSTCTFSLEENEEVISSFLKKHDNYELLEVPLPEGAERGRPEWAGGDERIAKAIRLWPHKVRGEGHFVVLLAKKGQNENYLSIQEKHDELKKMLSKEYLEIFKEFMHNNLNMEIEGHFTLTGNNLYCLSVPLPDLNGIKVVKFGWYLGRFSKSLMGTNNLKNMFEPSHSMIMSLRKGDLKNVADFPSESTEIIKYLKGETLLVGGEKGLIGVCVDGFTVGWAKQTGKMLKNLYPHGWRQIPSGKKS; via the coding sequence ATGAAATTACCGGATGAGTTTTTAGAAAAAATGAAAGCTCTTATGAATGAAAAAGAATACGAAGAATTTGTTTTATCTTTTGATATGCCCAGGCATTACGGGCTCAGGGTTAACACTTTAAAAACAAGTGTTAGCCGTTTTATAGAAATATCTCCCTTCAAGCTTGAAAAAGTACCATGGACCAAAGATGGATTTTACTATAATGAAGGAGATAATCCGGGAAAACATCCTTTTTACCATGCAGGTCTCTATTATATACAGGAACCCAGCGCCATGCTTCCTGCGGAAGTATTGGATGCAAAGCCAGGCGAATATATACTTGACCTTTGTGCCGCACCTGGGGGAAAGACTGTACAAATCGCTGCGGGAATGATGGGGGAAGGGCTACTGGTGGCAAATGATTCAAATCCCGCCCGGGTAAAAGTCCTGGTAAAAAATATTGAGCTTTGTGGTATAAGAAATGCGATAGTTACAAATGAACTGCCCTGCAATCTTGCCGTTAAGTTTCCGGAATTTTTTGATAAAATACTTGTAGATGCTCCATGTTCAGGAGAGGGAATGTTCCGTAAAGATGAAAATGCCGTAAAAAGTTGGGGAAAATATAAGTGTGAAGATTGTTTCGATATTCAAAAGGATATACTGGAGTCTGCCGATAAGATGCTAAAGCCGGGTGGCAGGCTTGTTTATTCCACCTGCACTTTTTCACTTGAAGAAAATGAAGAGGTGATATCAAGTTTCTTAAAAAAGCATGATAACTATGAACTGCTTGAAGTGCCTTTGCCTGAGGGTGCAGAGAGAGGAAGGCCTGAGTGGGCCGGTGGAGACGAAAGGATAGCTAAGGCTATACGCCTTTGGCCCCATAAGGTTAGGGGAGAAGGGCATTTTGTTGTCCTATTAGCCAAAAAAGGCCAAAACGAAAATTATTTATCTATTCAAGAAAAGCATGATGAACTTAAGAAAATGTTGTCAAAAGAATACCTGGAAATTTTTAAAGAATTTATGCATAATAATCTTAACATGGAAATTGAAGGTCACTTTACCCTGACAGGCAATAATTTATATTGTCTCTCAGTACCATTGCCTGATTTAAATGGCATAAAAGTGGTAAAATTTGGATGGTATCTGGGTAGATTTTCGAAGAGTTTAATGGGTACAAATAATTTAAAGAATATGTTTGAACCCTCACACTCCATGATTATGTCCTTAAGGAAGGGAGACCTCAAAAATGTTGCGGATTTCCCGTCAGAGTCTACCGAAATAATTAAATATTTAAAAGGTGAAACGTTATTGGTTGGAGGAGAAAAAGGGCTTATTGGTGTGTGTGTTGACGGGTTTACTGTAGGATGGGCAAAGCAAACGGGAAAAATGTTAAAAAATCTATATCCCCATGGATGGAGGCAAATTCCTTCAGGTAAAAAAAGTTAA
- a CDS encoding PIN domain-containing protein, which translates to MKKYLIDAGPLIALFDKDDSYHDKVKSFFKTLEGRLVTSLPVITEVLHLLDFNVNVQLDFLKWIERGALKIYPITKDHISKIIELSEKYRDMPMDFADATMIVISEIENIRDIITLDSDFYAYRNIRKEALNNILPL; encoded by the coding sequence GTGAAAAAATACCTCATTGATGCAGGACCATTAATAGCCCTTTTTGATAAAGACGACAGTTATCATGATAAAGTAAAAAGCTTTTTTAAGACATTAGAGGGAAGGCTAGTAACTTCTTTGCCGGTTATAACTGAAGTGTTGCACCTACTCGATTTCAATGTAAATGTGCAATTAGATTTTTTAAAGTGGATTGAACGCGGTGCTTTAAAAATATATCCTATAACAAAAGACCATATTTCTAAAATTATTGAACTATCTGAAAAGTATAGAGATATGCCTATGGATTTTGCAGATGCGACAATGATTGTGATATCGGAGATTGAAAATATTAGGGATATAATTACCTTGGATTCCGATTTCTATGCATACAGAAATATAAGAAAGGAAGCTTTGAACAACATACTGCCGCTATGA
- a CDS encoding ribbon-helix-helix protein, CopG family, with protein sequence MTSIRLGEKLENKLNLASKRENKSKSEIIKEAREIYLTDLEKQQHPYELGKELFGKYGSGKGNLSKEYKEKVKEKIREKIPH encoded by the coding sequence ATGACAAGTATAAGATTGGGAGAAAAATTAGAAAACAAATTAAACCTTGCTTCCAAAAGAGAAAATAAGTCTAAGTCTGAAATTATTAAGGAAGCACGGGAAATTTATTTAACTGATTTAGAAAAACAACAGCACCCCTATGAATTAGGGAAGGAGCTTTTTGGCAAATATGGGAGTGGTAAAGGTAATTTATCAAAAGAATACAAAGAAAAAGTAAAGGAGAAAATCCGTGAAAAAATACCTCATTGA